In Methylomagnum ishizawai, one DNA window encodes the following:
- the cgtA gene encoding Obg family GTPase CgtA, with the protein MKFVDEAEIRVEAGDGGNGCVGFRREKSVPFGGPDGGDGGDGGGVYLVATENLNTLVDFRFHSVFRAERGQNGMGGNCTGKAGADFFVQVPTGTMVFDAETDELLGDLVAAGQQLLVAKGGWHGLGNTRFKSSINRAPRQSTPGKPGEKRDLRLELKLIADVGLLGMPNAGKSSLIRAVSAARPKVADYPFTTLHPNLGVVRVDEQRSFVMADVPGLIEGAAEGAGLGIQFLKHLSRTRLLLHLVDAGPYESEEGPVESALKVIGELEKWGEGIDEKPRWLVLNKMDVIPADEAEAHCAAIVEALDWDGPVFHISALQGDGLQDLMYRVMDFLEQAKAEATEAAEEDGDDAEQD; encoded by the coding sequence ATGAAATTCGTTGACGAAGCGGAAATCCGCGTGGAAGCCGGCGACGGCGGCAATGGTTGCGTCGGATTCCGGCGTGAAAAATCCGTCCCGTTCGGCGGTCCCGACGGCGGCGATGGCGGCGACGGCGGCGGCGTCTATCTGGTCGCCACCGAGAACCTCAATACCCTGGTCGATTTCCGCTTCCACTCGGTGTTCCGGGCGGAGCGTGGCCAGAACGGCATGGGTGGCAATTGCACCGGCAAGGCCGGGGCCGACTTTTTTGTCCAGGTGCCGACTGGGACCATGGTGTTCGACGCCGAGACCGACGAACTACTGGGCGATTTGGTGGCGGCGGGCCAACAGCTTTTGGTCGCCAAGGGCGGCTGGCATGGCCTCGGCAACACCCGTTTCAAGAGCAGCATCAACCGCGCCCCGCGCCAGTCCACCCCCGGCAAGCCCGGCGAGAAGCGTGACCTCCGGCTCGAACTCAAGCTCATCGCCGACGTGGGCCTCTTGGGGATGCCCAACGCGGGCAAATCCAGCCTGATCCGTGCCGTGTCCGCCGCCCGGCCCAAGGTCGCCGATTATCCCTTCACCACCTTGCATCCCAATCTCGGCGTAGTGCGGGTGGACGAGCAACGCAGCTTCGTCATGGCCGATGTGCCGGGCTTGATCGAGGGCGCGGCGGAAGGCGCGGGGCTGGGCATCCAGTTCCTCAAGCACCTGTCCCGCACCCGTTTGTTGCTGCATTTGGTCGATGCCGGACCGTATGAGAGCGAGGAAGGCCCGGTGGAATCGGCGCTCAAGGTTATCGGCGAACTGGAGAAATGGGGCGAGGGCATCGACGAGAAACCCCGCTGGCTGGTCCTCAACAAGATGGACGTGATCCCGGCGGACGAGGCCGAGGCCCATTGCGCGGCCATCGTCGAGGCGCTGGACTGGGACGGGCCGGTGTTCCATATCTCGGCCCTGCAAGGCGATGGGCTCCAGGATTTGATGTACCGCGTGATGGATTTCCTGGAGCAGGCCAAGGCGGAAGCTACCGAAGCGGCGGAGGAGGACGGGGACGATGCGGAACAGGACTGA
- the rpmA gene encoding 50S ribosomal protein L27, translating to MAHKKAGGSSRNGRDSNAQRLGVKRFGGQLVPAGSIIVRQRGTHFHPGENVGLGRDHTLFALTEGRVEFKTKGPLNRRFVSIVPVPASEG from the coding sequence ATGGCTCATAAGAAAGCAGGCGGCAGTTCCCGCAACGGTCGCGACTCCAATGCCCAACGCCTCGGCGTCAAGCGCTTCGGTGGCCAACTGGTCCCGGCCGGCAGCATCATCGTCCGCCAGCGCGGCACCCATTTCCATCCCGGCGAGAACGTCGGTTTGGGCCGCGACCATACCTTGTTCGCGCTGACCGAAGGCCGCGTCGAGTTCAAGACCAAGGGTCCTTTGAACCGCCGTTTCGTCAGCATCGTCCCGGTGCCGGCGTCGGAAGGCTAA
- the proB gene encoding glutamate 5-kinase codes for MRNRTDFAQARRIVVKIGSALLTGGGRGLDLAAIGQWVAQIAAIRHGGTEVVLVSSGSVAEGMSRLGWKTRPHALHELQAAASVGQMGLVQTYESMFQQHGLHTAQILLTHDDLSNRQRYLNARGTLLTLLALGVVPVINENDTVATEEIRFGDNDTLGALAANLLEADLLVILTDQNGLYERDPTLDPAAQLIHQSSISNPALGDMVGESRSGLGKGGMITKLRAARLASRSGAATVIACGREPEVLPKLMRGAEIGTFLIPDESPLLARKRWLAGQLKLKGRVTLDAGAVRMLKDSGKSLLPIGVTAVEGEFSRGDLVACVDGEGVEVARGLVNYGAEETRLILRQPSSQIEKLLGYVDEPELIHRDNLVLA; via the coding sequence ATGCGGAACAGGACTGATTTCGCCCAGGCCCGGCGCATCGTGGTCAAAATCGGCAGCGCCCTCCTGACCGGCGGCGGGCGCGGGCTGGACCTTGCCGCCATCGGCCAATGGGTGGCGCAAATCGCCGCGATCCGCCACGGCGGCACCGAAGTGGTGCTGGTATCGTCCGGCTCGGTGGCCGAGGGCATGAGCCGCCTGGGTTGGAAAACCCGCCCGCACGCCCTGCACGAATTGCAAGCCGCCGCCTCCGTGGGCCAGATGGGCTTGGTGCAGACCTACGAATCGATGTTCCAACAACACGGTCTGCATACGGCGCAAATCCTGCTGACCCATGACGATTTGTCCAATCGCCAGCGCTATCTCAACGCCCGCGGCACCTTGCTGACCCTGTTGGCATTGGGCGTGGTGCCGGTCATCAACGAGAACGACACGGTCGCCACCGAGGAAATCCGTTTCGGCGACAACGACACCCTGGGTGCCTTGGCGGCGAACCTGCTGGAAGCCGACCTCCTCGTCATCCTGACCGACCAGAACGGCCTGTACGAGCGCGATCCGACCCTGGACCCCGCCGCCCAACTGATCCACCAATCCAGCATCAGCAATCCGGCGCTGGGCGATATGGTGGGCGAGAGCCGCAGCGGCCTGGGCAAGGGCGGCATGATCACCAAACTGCGGGCGGCGCGGCTGGCCTCGCGTTCCGGCGCGGCCACGGTCATCGCCTGCGGGCGCGAGCCGGAAGTCCTGCCCAAGCTGATGCGGGGCGCGGAAATCGGGACTTTCCTGATCCCGGACGAATCGCCGCTCCTGGCCCGCAAGCGCTGGCTGGCCGGACAGCTCAAATTGAAAGGCCGCGTGACCCTGGACGCGGGCGCGGTGCGGATGCTCAAGGACTCGGGCAAAAGCCTGCTGCCCATCGGGGTGACGGCGGTGGAGGGGGAGTTCAGCCGGGGGGATTTGGTGGCCTGCGTGGACGGGGAAGGCGTTGAGGTGGCGCGTGGCCTGGTGAATTATGGCGCGGAGGAAACGCGCTTGATCCTGCGCCAGCCCAGTTCGCAGATCGAGAAGCTATTGGGCTATGTGGACGAGCCCGAACTCATCCACCGCGATAATTTGGTATTGGCTTGA
- the rplU gene encoding 50S ribosomal protein L21, producing MYAVIQTGGKQYRVKEGDFLKVETLTAEAGQEFEFDKVLMIQTDDGIKVGRPYIDGGKVTATVKAHGRHDKVMIIKFRRRKHYMRRNGHRQNYTEILITGISG from the coding sequence ATGTACGCGGTAATACAAACAGGCGGCAAGCAATATCGGGTCAAGGAAGGCGACTTCCTCAAGGTCGAGACCCTGACCGCCGAAGCCGGCCAAGAATTCGAATTCGACAAAGTCCTGATGATCCAGACCGACGACGGCATCAAGGTCGGTCGCCCCTACATCGACGGCGGCAAGGTCACCGCCACCGTCAAAGCCCATGGCCGCCACGACAAGGTCATGATCATCAAGTTCCGCCGCCGCAAGCACTACATGCGGCGCAACGGCCACCGCCAGAACTACACCGAAATCCTGATCACCGGCATCTCCGGTTAA
- the rpsT gene encoding 30S ribosomal protein S20 has protein sequence MANIASAKKRAIQSEKHRTHNAALRSRLRTFIKKVILAVDAGDLAEAQAAFRAAVPIIDSSVNKGLIHRNKAARSKSRLNARVKALALKAVAA, from the coding sequence TTGGCTAATATTGCTTCCGCGAAAAAACGCGCCATCCAATCCGAAAAGCATCGCACCCATAACGCCGCCCTGCGTAGCCGCCTGCGCACCTTCATCAAGAAGGTGATCCTGGCCGTGGACGCCGGCGACCTGGCAGAAGCCCAGGCCGCTTTCCGCGCGGCGGTGCCGATCATCGATTCTTCCGTGAACAAGGGCTTGATCCACAGGAACAAAGCCGCCCGCAGCAAGAGCCGCCTCAACGCCCGCGTCAAGGCCCTGGCCCTCAAAGCGGTCGCCGCCTAA